In Bradyrhizobium sp. 1(2017), one DNA window encodes the following:
- a CDS encoding glycoside hydrolase family 3 protein encodes MQFLKRFGLILLWVAAPLAAFAAANKNDPYLLVLRGAGNIVLVVASVLIVIVLLRRGRWRSTAGKLLVMLWCLPPLLMSAAHVRFELRKHDVLAASPAEARQLGPHFMVGYSSFPEIARLAEQGLIGGVYVTRHNIRGRTVEALRAEIAALQDKRRAAGLPPLVVAADQEGGIVGHLAPPLTKVPALATLAGLAPDHQQEKAEEFGRIHGRELAGLGVNLNLAPVLDLKPPPRRNRLDFHTLIGQRAIATDPAVVSTIASAYVRGLEESGVGATLKHFPGIGRVHDDTHHFSANLDTPVTELEATDWLPFRQVLSHSRSALMVGHVTLTAVDPDRAVSHSKRVVQGILRDTWSYQGVVMTDDLVMGAIYQNDVCKAVVEAINAGVDLLLVAYDGVQFYRVFACALDGSRRGKLDAAMLRASEARLERGFPGAQTRAVSLSRRPLETTRTAPRAPAKGG; translated from the coding sequence ATGCAATTCCTCAAGCGCTTCGGTCTCATCCTGCTCTGGGTCGCCGCACCGCTCGCCGCATTCGCGGCCGCGAACAAGAATGATCCTTATCTGCTCGTGCTGCGTGGCGCCGGAAACATCGTGCTTGTCGTCGCAAGCGTCCTGATCGTCATCGTCCTGCTTCGCCGCGGGCGCTGGCGCAGTACGGCGGGCAAGCTCCTCGTCATGCTCTGGTGCCTGCCGCCGCTGTTGATGTCGGCGGCGCATGTGAGGTTCGAGCTGCGCAAGCACGATGTCCTCGCCGCGAGCCCCGCCGAGGCGCGGCAGCTCGGACCTCACTTCATGGTAGGCTATTCCTCGTTTCCGGAGATCGCGCGCCTTGCCGAGCAGGGATTGATCGGCGGCGTCTACGTCACCCGGCACAACATCCGGGGACGGACGGTCGAGGCGCTGCGTGCCGAGATCGCGGCGCTCCAGGACAAGCGACGGGCGGCCGGCCTGCCACCGCTGGTCGTCGCCGCGGACCAGGAGGGCGGTATCGTCGGCCATCTCGCGCCGCCGCTGACCAAGGTGCCGGCGCTGGCGACGCTCGCCGGGCTCGCGCCGGACCACCAGCAGGAGAAAGCCGAAGAGTTCGGCCGCATTCACGGGCGCGAGCTCGCAGGGCTCGGCGTCAATCTCAATCTCGCGCCGGTGCTCGACCTCAAGCCGCCGCCGAGGCGCAACCGCCTCGATTTCCACACCCTGATCGGGCAACGCGCGATCGCGACCGATCCCGCAGTCGTCAGCACGATCGCGAGCGCCTATGTGCGCGGGCTGGAGGAATCCGGTGTGGGTGCCACGCTGAAGCATTTTCCCGGCATCGGCCGCGTGCACGACGACACGCATCATTTCAGCGCCAACCTCGATACGCCGGTGACGGAGCTGGAAGCAACGGACTGGCTTCCGTTCCGGCAGGTGCTGTCGCATTCGCGCAGCGCCCTCATGGTCGGTCATGTCACGCTGACCGCCGTCGATCCCGATCGCGCCGTTTCGCATTCGAAGCGCGTCGTCCAAGGGATCCTTCGTGACACGTGGAGCTATCAGGGCGTGGTGATGACCGACGATCTCGTCATGGGCGCGATCTACCAGAACGACGTCTGCAAGGCCGTGGTCGAGGCGATCAATGCCGGCGTCGATTTGCTGCTGGTCGCCTATGACGGCGTGCAGTTCTACCGCGTCTTCGCCTGCGCCCTGGACGGATCGCGGCGGGGCAAGCTCGACGCGGCGATGCTGCGCGCGAGCGAGGCGCGGCTCGAAAGAGGTTTTCCGGGCGCGCAGACGCGCGCCGTCTCACTCAGCCGACGTCCGCTTGAGACGACGCGGACCGCCCCGCGCGCGCCGGCGAAGGGCGGTTGA
- a CDS encoding TetR/AcrR family transcriptional regulator yields the protein MSKALERRKKLRSDLILAAERMIAERGLAGLKTRDLAREIGCANGAVYNLVADVDELILRVGSRTLLRLDEALSTAESAGEPSPREALVRIAIAYCDFAAENLQLWRALFEHRMEADKIVPDWSIDDQMQLFRHIYQPLAALLPKRSPEELSITARSLFSAVHGMVALGLEQKLVAVPLPELRKEIAGLVRAMLDGLAARAT from the coding sequence ATGTCTAAAGCGCTGGAAAGACGTAAGAAATTGCGGTCTGACCTAATTCTGGCGGCGGAACGGATGATCGCTGAACGGGGATTGGCGGGCCTGAAGACCCGCGATCTTGCCCGCGAGATCGGCTGTGCCAATGGCGCGGTCTATAATCTCGTCGCCGACGTGGACGAGCTGATCCTGCGCGTCGGCTCGCGCACGCTGCTTCGGCTCGACGAGGCACTCAGCACCGCCGAAAGCGCGGGCGAGCCATCGCCGCGGGAAGCTCTGGTCCGCATCGCAATCGCCTATTGCGATTTCGCTGCCGAGAATCTCCAGCTCTGGCGCGCGCTGTTCGAGCACCGCATGGAGGCCGACAAGATCGTCCCCGACTGGTCGATCGACGACCAGATGCAGCTCTTCCGCCACATCTATCAGCCGCTGGCCGCGCTGCTGCCAAAGCGCAGCCCGGAGGAGCTGAGCATCACCGCGCGCAGCCTGTTCTCGGCGGTCCATGGCATGGTGGCGCTGGGGTTGGAACAGAAGCTGGTCGCCGTGCCGCTGCCGGAGCTGCGCAAGGAGATCGCAGGCCTCGTGCGCGCGATGCTGGATGGGCTGGCCGCCCGCGCGACGTAA
- a CDS encoding PspA/IM30 family protein, with amino-acid sequence MFKTVVTLFRGSVAAAGEELEDRTALLILDQQMRDAAAAVERSKRTLALAIAQDQQEGRKLETTNARIADLETRAVAALDGGREDLAKDAAEAIAALEADRDAAMTARALFATEIARLKRHVATAQVRITELDRGRRIARASEAVRSLRRSGIEAARPYESTLPEAEGTLRRLRERQMEAQAADEALVELDAATGPLATAERLAEQGFGPRLKTTADDVLARLKSKRMPAA; translated from the coding sequence ATGTTCAAGACCGTCGTGACCCTTTTCCGCGGCAGCGTGGCCGCCGCGGGCGAGGAACTGGAAGACCGGACCGCCCTTCTGATCCTCGACCAGCAGATGCGCGATGCGGCTGCGGCCGTCGAGCGCAGCAAGCGCACGCTGGCGCTGGCGATCGCCCAGGACCAGCAAGAAGGCCGCAAGCTGGAAACGACCAATGCGCGCATCGCCGATCTCGAGACCCGTGCCGTCGCGGCACTCGACGGCGGCCGCGAGGACCTCGCCAAGGACGCCGCCGAAGCCATCGCCGCCCTTGAGGCCGATCGCGATGCGGCGATGACGGCGCGCGCGCTGTTCGCGACCGAGATCGCCCGGCTGAAGCGCCACGTCGCCACCGCGCAGGTCCGCATCACCGAGCTCGACCGTGGCCGCCGGATCGCCCGTGCCTCGGAGGCGGTGCGCTCGCTTCGCCGCAGCGGCATCGAGGCGGCACGTCCCTACGAATCCACATTGCCGGAGGCGGAGGGCACCCTGAGGCGTCTGCGCGAGCGGCAGATGGAGGCTCAGGCCGCCGACGAGGCCCTGGTCGAGCTCGACGCGGCCACCGGTCCGCTCGCCACCGCCGAGAGATTGGCCGAACAGGGCTTCGGCCCCCGGCTCAAGACGACCGCAGACGACGTGCTGGCGCGGTTGAAGTCCAAGCGAATGCCGGCAGCCTGA
- a CDS encoding YiaA/YiaB family inner membrane protein: protein MNQNGQPHSSAWVSFTYASFAASAFLVAIGIFFLPIDLWMKGYLTMGIVMLIQTCITLTKTVRDNHESSRLVNRIEDAKAERLLMEVSKAA, encoded by the coding sequence ATGAACCAGAACGGCCAGCCCCACAGCAGCGCCTGGGTGAGCTTCACTTACGCGTCCTTCGCGGCCTCCGCCTTCCTTGTCGCCATCGGCATCTTCTTCCTGCCGATCGACCTCTGGATGAAGGGCTATCTCACCATGGGCATCGTCATGCTGATCCAGACCTGCATCACGCTGACCAAGACCGTGCGCGACAATCACGAGAGCAGCCGCCTCGTGAACCGCATCGAGGATGCCAAGGCCGAGCGGTTGCTGATGGAGGTTTCCAAGGCGGCCTGA
- a CDS encoding SDR family NAD(P)-dependent oxidoreductase produces MSHPAIVKDNVAVITGGASGIGLAAAAAFARTGMKVCIADVDQNRLAEAATKLSSVTGPANVMTFAVDVGRAESVADLERGVRERFGGTDVLMNNAGIQPGSTLFAEPDNWQRIIAVNMWGIINGSRIFAPNMIARGKPGLIINTGSKQGITTPPGDPAYNVSKAGVKAFTEALQHELRNTKDCRIAAHLLIPGFVFTGLTAKGRTEKPAGAWTPEQTVEFMLTRLEADDFYILCPDNDVPRALDEKRMLWAAGDIVENRPPLSRWHPDYAGAFKRFVEGD; encoded by the coding sequence ATGTCACATCCTGCCATCGTCAAGGACAACGTTGCCGTGATTACCGGCGGCGCATCCGGCATTGGACTGGCCGCCGCCGCGGCGTTTGCGCGCACCGGCATGAAGGTGTGCATCGCCGATGTCGATCAGAACCGCCTGGCCGAGGCCGCAACAAAACTGTCATCCGTCACGGGTCCCGCGAATGTGATGACCTTCGCCGTCGATGTCGGCCGGGCCGAGAGCGTTGCGGACCTGGAACGCGGCGTGCGCGAACGGTTCGGCGGGACCGACGTCCTGATGAACAATGCCGGCATCCAGCCCGGCAGCACATTGTTCGCCGAGCCCGACAATTGGCAGCGGATCATCGCCGTCAACATGTGGGGGATCATCAACGGCTCGCGCATCTTTGCGCCGAACATGATCGCGCGCGGCAAGCCAGGCCTCATCATCAACACCGGATCGAAGCAGGGCATCACAACCCCGCCCGGCGATCCCGCCTACAATGTCTCCAAGGCCGGCGTGAAGGCGTTCACCGAGGCGCTCCAGCACGAGTTGCGCAACACGAAGGACTGCCGCATCGCCGCGCATCTGCTCATTCCCGGCTTCGTCTTCACGGGCCTCACCGCGAAGGGCCGCACCGAGAAGCCGGCCGGCGCCTGGACGCCGGAGCAGACGGTCGAATTCATGTTGACGCGTCTGGAGGCCGACGACTTCTACATTCTCTGCCCGGACAATGATGTGCCCCGCGCGCTCGACGAGAAGCGCATGCTGTGGGCGGCCGGCGACATCGTCGAGAACCGCCCGCCGCTGTCGCGCTGGCATCCGGATTATGCGGGCGCATTCAAGAGATTCGTGGAGGGCGACTGA
- a CDS encoding aldehyde dehydrogenase family protein: MAVSQAIPITRHPFANGSYKQMLIDGKWIDAASGKRFETHNPATGELLATVAEGDKEDIDRAVAAARRAFEGPWSKVKPFERQNLLLRLADLVEKNFDELSQLDTLDMGAPVSRTRAYRLRAIGMLRYYAGQTTALHGETIENSLPGEIFSYTLKEPVGVVGAIIPWNGPLTATIWKIGPAIATGCTVVLKPAEEAPLTSLRIAELAMEAGVPPGVINVVPGYGETAGAALASHHDVDKVAFTGSHVTGQSIIRASAGNLKRVSLELGGKSPDIVFADADLDAAVPGAAMAVFANSGQICSAGTRLFVEQSIYEEFVGRVAEFGKKLQVGNGLDPNTQIGPLVSEQQLERVTGYLDIGQKEGAKALAGGGRVTEGALSKGFFVSPTVFAGVQDNMRIAQEEIFGPVISAIAFKDMDELVKRANATTFGLGSGLWTRDVSKAHAVAKSLRAGSVWVNCYQAMDPAVPFGGYKMSGYGRESGKQHVEEYLNVKAVWIKTA; encoded by the coding sequence ATGGCTGTGTCGCAGGCTATTCCGATCACGCGCCATCCATTCGCGAACGGGTCCTACAAGCAGATGCTGATCGACGGGAAGTGGATCGACGCTGCCTCAGGCAAGCGCTTCGAGACCCACAATCCCGCCACTGGCGAGCTGCTTGCGACTGTCGCCGAAGGTGACAAGGAGGATATCGACCGTGCGGTCGCCGCGGCACGCCGCGCCTTCGAGGGGCCCTGGAGCAAGGTCAAGCCATTCGAGCGACAGAACCTGCTGCTCAGGCTTGCCGACCTCGTCGAAAAGAATTTCGACGAGTTGTCGCAGCTCGACACGCTCGACATGGGCGCTCCCGTCAGCCGAACCCGCGCCTACCGTCTCCGCGCCATCGGCATGCTGCGCTATTACGCCGGCCAGACCACTGCGCTCCACGGTGAGACCATCGAGAATTCGCTGCCCGGCGAGATCTTCTCCTACACGCTGAAGGAGCCCGTCGGTGTCGTCGGTGCCATCATCCCCTGGAACGGGCCGCTGACCGCAACGATCTGGAAGATCGGGCCGGCGATCGCGACCGGCTGCACCGTGGTGCTCAAGCCAGCAGAAGAAGCCCCGCTGACATCGCTGCGCATCGCCGAGCTCGCGATGGAAGCGGGCGTGCCGCCCGGCGTCATCAATGTCGTTCCCGGCTATGGCGAGACCGCGGGTGCGGCGCTCGCCTCGCACCATGACGTCGACAAGGTCGCTTTCACCGGCTCGCATGTCACCGGCCAGTCGATCATCCGTGCCTCGGCCGGAAACCTCAAGCGTGTTTCGCTCGAGCTTGGCGGCAAGTCGCCGGACATCGTGTTTGCGGATGCCGATCTCGATGCCGCGGTGCCGGGCGCCGCGATGGCGGTATTCGCCAATTCGGGACAGATCTGCAGCGCCGGCACGCGCCTGTTCGTCGAGCAGTCGATCTACGAGGAGTTCGTCGGCCGTGTCGCCGAATTCGGCAAGAAGCTGCAGGTCGGCAACGGCCTCGATCCCAACACCCAGATCGGGCCGCTGGTCTCGGAGCAGCAATTGGAGCGCGTCACCGGCTATCTCGACATCGGCCAGAAGGAAGGCGCCAAGGCGCTCGCCGGAGGCGGTCGCGTCACCGAAGGCGCGCTGTCGAAGGGCTTCTTCGTCTCGCCCACGGTGTTCGCTGGCGTTCAGGACAACATGCGCATCGCGCAGGAGGAGATCTTCGGGCCCGTGATCTCGGCGATTGCGTTCAAGGACATGGACGAGTTGGTCAAGCGCGCCAACGCCACGACGTTCGGCCTCGGCTCTGGCCTGTGGACGCGCGACGTCAGCAAGGCCCATGCGGTGGCCAAGAGCCTGCGTGCCGGCTCGGTGTGGGTGAACTGCTATCAGGCGATGGACCCGGCCGTGCCGTTCGGCGGTTACAAGATGAGCGGTTACGGCCGCGAGTCCGGCAAACAACATGTCGAGGAATATCTCAACGTGAAGGCTGTCTGGATCAAGACGGCGTAA